In Polyangiaceae bacterium, the genomic window GCCGCGAGACCTACCTCCCGCCGCAGACGAAACGAATCCTCCGCGTTGCCGAGATCGGCGGCTGGGAGAACCAAGAGCTGGCGCAGACCTCGATCGAGCAAGTCGTGGCGCGCATCGCGGAGCGAGCAGAGGCATGGGGCGCGACGTCGGTCTTCTCGGACCAGCGCGAGTCAACCTCCCTCGGCGCGCTCTTCACCCAGCGCGAGCTGCTTTTCAAGCCCTACGCCTGGTCTCAGCCCTCGAAGGAAGAAGCGATCCGGTTCCTGCGTCGGATGCTGCGCGAAGGCACGCTGAGCATCGTCCCTCACGCGGGCATGCGTCGCGAAATGCTCTCGCTGGCGTACCGCTTCACACGGAGCGGCGGCCTCGAATACCAGACGCGCGGGCGCGACTGGATCTCCACCCTGATCACGATCGGCCACGTCCTGACCGACCCCGATGCAACCGGCGCGGCCTCACTCTGGGCGCCGCCGGTCGAGGGCAACCCCTACACGAACTTTGGCGGCCGCTACCTGGCCCCCGGGAGATGACATGCAAGCGCAACGAACGACTCCACCGCAGATCTTCGCTCAAAAGCTCGAGGCTTTGGCCGTCGGCCTCGCCGTCCGCTCCAAGTTCTTCGGCGACGACCATGGCCAGGGGTTCGAGACGGGCGACATGCGCCGGCTCGAGTGCGAGATCGGCGAAGCCCTGCGCCTGACCCCGGTGGCCGACATGCGCGCCACCTGGGCGCTGCTCCGCGTGCCACCGGGCTCGACGCAGACGCGACCGCAGGAGCTTCGCCCCGACGTGCCTGGCGTCTACGTCATCGGCTGCACGTTGCCCGGCGGGTGGACGCGCACGCTCGAGCTGTGCGCCTTCGAGCCGGCGGATCTGTACGCGCAGCTTCCGAGGAAAACCCCAAGCGACCGGTACGCGGCGCGCGTTTGGCTGAACGAACCAGGCCGCGAAACGGCGGCCGTGATCGAACGATTGGAGAAGAAGACCACATGAGCAAAACACTCTGGAACCACCCTCGCCACGGCGCCCCCGCGCCGATCCGCGCGCGCATCGAGCACGCGCTCGCCGATAGGCAGACGCCGTCACTCGGCGCCCGCGTTCAGAGCGCGATCGAGATCGCTTACCACGCGGGTTTCGACACCGCGGAGCCGCAGCTCGCGGAGCTGGACGAGTTCGAGCGCCAGTTGCGCACCAAGGCTCCGACGCTCGCGATCTACCAGCGCGATCACAGCGTCGAGCTGGAGAACCAGAAGCGAGCCCGCGACTTGTGGCAACGGCTGCGACCGTGGGCCAAGGGGCCGCCCGCGCACGAGCTGGCCAAGCAGGCGGCAGCCGCACGCGAAGCCGCCGATCGTGCCGCGGCAGTCGAGCGCCGAGCGGTCGAGCTCCTGGCGCAGCAAGAGCGAATGCGCATCGATGCGGCGCACCGCGACGCAGTCCAGGCCGCAGAACGGGAGCTGGAGCAATGAGCGCCCACGACCGATTCCGCCAGGCCCGCGAGGCCGACGCCAAAGCGCAGCGCGACCGCGAGCGCGCCCTCACGACTCCCGAAGACGTCGCGTTTGCCAAGCGCGTGCGCGAGCTCGACGCCGCCGGCCAAGCCATCCTGGCGCGTCGCCTGCTCGCGTCGAACCCCACCAGCTACGCCCGCGGAAGCGCCGCGTTGCGTGAGGCGGAGAACCCGCCACCCGCTCCGGAGGCCGCTTGACCTTCGACGTGATGTCCACCCTCGACCGCCATCCGTGGACGGTCAGCCAGTGCCGCGAGGTGCTGGTGGGGGAGTCCGTGTCGGTCACCGGCCACGACGTCCAGCTCGACGGCAACCCGCTGGAGGTGGTGACCGAGCCGGAGCCTGGCGCCGTTCAGATCGACGGCTCGGCGTTCACGGCGACGATGCCCGGCTTCTACAGCCTGCGCTGTCGCAGTGCCGAGGGCAGTCCACGCCGCGTGTGCTTCGTTGCGTGGCAGCCCGAGGCGCTGGACTTCATCGAGGCCGTCGAGCGCAAGAACGTCAACCCCGGGCGCGAGCGTTCGCGAGAGCAGCTCCGGCTGATACTCCGGTCGCTCTCGAATCACGACCGCGACAAGCTGACCGGGCGCGTCTCGGATCTCCACGTGCGCAACCTGGCTCACCACGGCGCGCGCACGTGATCACAGATGTTGCAGCGACCGCCGGGGTCAGGGTTCTTCCTTCCCGTTCGGGTCCCGGCACCTGTCTTGGCCCGCCCTGAGGGCGGCGCAAGCGCGACAGGTGGCGCTTGAGCGGGGTTCTTTTCGGTCCCCTGCTCGCGCCCGATGCAGCGCGCCGCAGACACCCGCCCCAGCGATTCGTTTCGTTAGGCGGGTGCCCCGCGGTCCTTCCCCTCTCTCTCGGCGCTTCGGCGCCTGAAAGGTTCCCATCATGAGCATTGAACTTGTCGTTTTGGACGGCGTCACCCTCGACGCCAAAACCGGTGCACCGCTGGTGTCAGCGAAGCAGCCCTTCCTCGATGAGACCGAAGACTTCGGCGACGCGCCCTTGATGCAGTGCCTCGGCGTGTCGAGCGCGCCCTACGGCGTGACCGATGATGGCTTCTGCGAAGGCGTGATCGTGACGGGCGCTGGCGCCAGAGACGCGGTCTGCATCGGCGCACGCGACACGCGCACGGCGAAAGTGATCGGCAAGCTCGAGGCTGGCGACACGATCTTGCACTCCACCGGTCCGAACATGGCGGCGCAGGTTCAATGCAAGGAGAAGAAGCGCCAATGCGCGATGGTCTCGAAGACGGCGGCGGGTGAGACGCTGACGCTCTACCTCGACGGCAAAAACGAGACGCTGAACGCGCTGACGCCTTGGGGCCGTCTCGAGATCAGCAAGCAAAACGGCGTGGTCCTGTCGAGCTCGACGGGGCAGGCGCGAATCCAGCTCATCAACGACAAGATCGTTTTGACTGGCACGCTCATGCTCGGCGGCGCGATGCCTACCGGGATGCTCGTCGCTGCAGCGCCCGGTGCGACGTTGCCCGCGGGCATCAAGGGCGTTCCCGGGTGCTTCGTTGCGATGGGAGTGTGAGCCGTGACCCTGTGCAACTTCCCCTCGCTCTCGCTGCCGATCCCGTCGTTGGCGTTCGCGCTCCCGAGCTTGCCAAACATCGGCTTGCCGTCGCTCGACATCGACTTGCCGGGACTGCCCTCGATCAACATCCCGATCCCGTCGCTCGCGTTTGCTCTGCCCTCGCTGCCCGGGATCTCGCTGCCGACGTTGGACATTGACCTGCCCGGGCTCCCGAACCTGTCGCTGCCGATCCCGTCGCTCAACATCACGCTGCCGAGCTTGCCCGGCATCAGTCTGCCGAACCTCTCATGCCCATTGGATCCGTGACCATGACCCAACATTTGCCACCGCTCACTTCCACCGGCCGCACACCGCGCGACATTCCACCCGCACGCCTTGCCCGCGCCGTCGTCGATCCCGTCGCCTTGCGCGCCGAGTTGATCGCCGCTGGCGTCATCGTCGAACGCAACCAAGACCTGCCGCCGCTTCGCCTGGCGCTCGAGGGCGAGACCGTGGTGCGCATGACGGAGGCCGACCACCGGATCGCGGCAGCGCACATCGCGCAAGGCCGGCTCGACTCGCGCCGCGTGCGTGATAGCTACGAGTCAGCCGACAGGCGGAGCGGATCGTGGCGACGCTGATCGCATCGCTCCGCGCCAAGGGGCACACGGTCCGGCTCGACGGGATGCGCGTTGTCGTGCTCCTGGCGCCCGGTGCTGACGCTGCGAAAGCGGAGCGCTGGGCGCGGCAGCACGAGCCGCAGTTACGCTCGGAGTTGGTCTCGGAGCAGCACGCCGCGTGCGGGATGGCGCGCGAGGTGTTCCACGGCGGTCGGGTGCGCGAAGTCCGAGACGGCAACGGCGAACCGATTCGCGGCGCGGTGCAGGTGATCGAGAGCGCGAAGTTCGAGGCGGTCGCGTGACCCCGAGCGTGATCCTAGGGCTTGACCTCTCGGTCACGGCCGCCGCCGCTGTCGCGGTGCCTTGCGCGTGGGATGGCGATTGGAGCCGCGTGGAATCGGTCGTGGTCGGCGAGCGACTTCGACGGGATGCAACGGACGCAGAGCGCGCACGGCGCACCGAGACGATCGCGGATCGGCTTGTCGCGTTCGCACGGAGCACCGGCGCAACGCTGGCGTTCATCGAGGGCTACGCCTTCTCGCGCGTGACCGCGGCGCACACCTTGGGCGAACTTGGCGGGGTCGTCCGGCTCGAGCTGGTGCGCGCTGGCGTCGAGCTGCACACGGTGAACATGGCCAGCGCCCGCAAGCTGCTACTCGGGAAGGTGCCGCGCACTGACCCCAAGGTCGCGGTGTTCACGGCGCTACGTGCGTCCGGTGCGCGCTTCGAGACCTGCGACGAGTCCGACGCCATGGCCGTCGCTAACTACGGGCTGGCCGAGCTTGGGGGCTTCTTCTTCGGGCAGGTGGCGGCGTGATTCCGCAGGATTCCAGGGGTTTGGCCAGGGGGCACAGCGGGTTCGTTGCGAACCCTCCCGGCAGGCCCTACAGTCCTGGTGTCCAGCACGGCGACCGGCGCAAGCCGGTAGGGCCACTCACCGCCCCCAAAGGGTCGAGACTAGTCAAGGCAGTCGGAGAACATCCAGGACGCTTGGCCGGTGTGAGTGACGCCGTCCAGCCCCGGGTGGCCAGTGTGCCCGGGGCTTTTTTCTTACTTGGGCCACGGCGCTGGCCGGTGAGCTCTGAGCTTGGCCTGAAACTGCTTGGGAGTCATGTCGAACGCCGTCCGGACGAAGTAGACCCGCGCGCCATCGTCAGGCCCGACCACAACCCCGATGCGGAGCGCAGACGAGTCCGGTGGACCGATCAGCAAGGTTGCCCCGGGCATTGTCGCGCGGAGCGTTTGGATCGGCGTCCGAATGGTTGGAAGGATCAGGTCGAGGCGTCGGGCTCGGTCGATCGAAAAGTACCGTGCTTCCCGGCTGGCGCCCGGCCTCCGAACCAACGGGCGCGGTCTTCGCTGGGCGTCCAACGGTTCGGTCTCCGTGAACAGGTGGATCTCCTCGGGATTGAATCGCACAAGGATGTCGAGGCTCCCGACCGAGATCAGATGGTCGGACGGCTCGACAAGCTTGTGTGCGTAGTACGCCTGAGCGCCATCCACGTCGTCTATGAACCGCGACGCAATTGGGCAGAATCGGAATCGCGAGAGATCCATTTTTGCCCGTCGTTCGGAAGCCAGCGGGCAGCATACGACAAGGCGCGCAGGCGGGCGCGATCTGGCGGTCGGACATTGCTTGTCAGACTGACGGGCATGGCTTGTGTTTCCCTGTGGACGCCCCGGGCTAAAGCCACACGCAAGGAGGATCTCAAACATGACGAACGAACAGAAAGCGCAGCTTGTCGAGCAGATGGCTGCACTCGCATCGGACAGCGCAACCGGCGGATGGTCGGCTCGGCTCTACATGTGCACGGCCGTTTGGCTCGAATCGGAACTGAAACGCACTGGCCACCAGCGAGACGGGACGTTTCTCACCGTGGCCGCTGAGAAGGTGAAGCACCGCGACCGCGGACCCGAGCCGACGGGCTTTCGCGGAGCCGTGGACGGATGGCTGGACCCGGCCAGCGGGTGACGAATATGGAAACTTTACGCTCACTTACGGGCGGGGGTTGCGCGAGCGTCTAACAATGGTATACGGTGGTTTACATGGCACCTGGTGAACGAACGAAGCAGATGGCAATCCGACTCACAGCGGACGAGGCCCAAGTGGTCGCGGACGTCGCAGCCGAAACCGGTCTGACTTGGTCGGACGTCATGCGCCAGGCGCTTCGGAAGGCGCACGCGGAGCGATTCAAGTCCGCCAAGCCGAAGCGCAAGCAGCGGTAACGGCAAGTGCTGCCCGGGGTGATTAGGCCACCCCGAGCAGCGTGCCCAAAGTGGAGGAACCACCATGAGCAACGCAAACAAATCACGAACCAAGACCCCGACCAAGCGCGCACCGAAGCGAACCGCGAAACGCACGCCGAAAACGACGACCACCGCGGACCTGCTCCGCCTGAAGGCGGCCGAGAAGCGAGCACGAGACGCCTACAGGTCCGCGGCTTACGACTGCGACCCGAACCTCTCTCGTGCGATTCGCATCAGGGAAGACGCCACGTCGCTGGCGCTGGCCGTCCGGGACATCGTTTCGCCCGGTCCCGATTCGGGTGGCCTGATGCGTGCCATGCAGTGCGTCGCTGACGTCGCCAGGCGCCTGGAGTTCACGGCCAGGGACATCGAGCGCGACGTGTTCCGCTCCGAGGTGGCGTCGTGAGCCCCGCCGAGACCTTGGTGGCCACCGCCCGCGGCGAGCTGGCGGAGCTCCGGGAGGACTTGGAGAAGCTGACCGAGCTTGCCGGCCGCGTTGCCATCGCCACACGCGACGGACACGGCGTCGATCATCAGACCTCGGTGGAGCTGTCCGCCTTCGTGGCGAGCGCCGTCGACGCCCTCGACAGCGCCGAGCACTACCTGGCGCCACGCGCCGACGCTGAGAGCGAGGTGGCGTCATGAGCGGCATTCACCAGACGGACGCGCTCGGCCTCGTCGCGTTGACCGAGCAGCGCATCACGGCGGCTCTCGACTCGCTGGGCCTGGACGAACCCGAGGGCGCTGCTCTGGAGTTGGCCAAGGCGTTGTCGAGCGTCCGCGCGCTCAAGGGCGAGATCGAATCCGAGGCCGGCGTTCCCGGCAGCCCGTTGACCGAAGACCGGCTCAAGCTCGCGACCGCAGCGCAGATGAAGTTCATGCGCGCCATCTCCGCACACGACAGGCTGCCCATGTTGTTCGACGACTGGCTCGGCGAGCTGCGTCAACTCACGTCATCGTGCGAGGTGGACGGCCCCGAGGTGGACGGCGCGACCGAGACGGGAGGCGAACGTGGCTGACCGCACCGACAGCATGCTGGCCCTCGCCACGTGCTCCGCCACCGCGCGCGAGTTTCTGATCGCGGTGGCCGAGAACCCGCGGACGCGCCGGGCGGCGGAGCGGTTCGCCGCGTCGCTGCTCCTGGCCACGTCGGCGGCAGAGGTGGAACAGAGCGGGCCCGTCGTTCCCATCGGAAGGACCAAGGGGATCAACGATGGCTAGCATCATCAGAACCAAGCTGCGTCGCTACACGATAGTGGTGGACGACGAGTCGACGCCGTTCCTGCCGAGCGTCCGCGCCAGCATCAAGGGAGAGGACGGTTTCGAATCGTCGGGGCACGGTGACACCGCGGCCGAGGCGATCCGGAAGGCGCGGGAGGAGATCCGCTACCACGAGCAGAACGACAAGTAGCAGCACAAGGGCGCGCAGCCTGCACACCCGGCTTGGCACGCCGGGGCGCCCTCCAAACCGAAAGGGAACGCAGCACATGGCACGACCGAGAAAAGGGAGCCTGTACCTCACCAAGTCCGGCTTCGGCGCGCGCTACTGGAAGATCGTCGACGGCGAATGGATCCGGGTTTCGGAGCTGCTCGAGACGTTCAGCAAGCCCGCTGCCCGTCGGAAGCTCGCGCGGCTCGTCGGGCTGGCCAACGCTGGCACGGACACCACGGCCGACGATGCGAAGCGAGCCGACACGTTCGCCGAAGCCGTCGAGCGCGTGAACAAGGCACGCAAGGCAGACGGCGTGAAGGGAGCGAAGGACGAGCTCGCCCGGCTGCGCGCGTACGCCAACCCCGCGCTCGGGCACCTCGACACGACGACGATCACGGCGCAGCACATCCACGAGGCTCTGGACTTCGCCAAGGGCGAGGGGCGGTCGCGTCAGACCGTGGCTCACTTGCTCCAAGACATCCGCAACGTGTTTGCCGCCCTCAAGCGCGAGGGCACGATCGAGCAGAACCCCGCCGACGATGCCGAGCTTCCGAAGTTCGCCTCCGAGGTGCGCAAGGAGCGCGCCGTCCTGACGGACGCTGAGCTTGCCCATTACCTGGCGTGGGTGCATCCGGACGAGGCGCAGCGGCTCGCTGTGCTCGAACGGCAAACGCTGGCGTGCGTCTCGCGGATGTTCGGCGGGCTCCGGACCGGCGACCTTCACGCGCTCCGCTGGGAGGCCTTCGACTCAACCGAGGGGAAGTTCACGTGGGGCTGGGCCCCGCGTCAGAAGACGAAGCGACCCCAGCTCTTGGAGGTGCCGGAGATGCTGCGGCCCATCCTGCGCGATTGGTGGGAGAGGGCCGGTCGTCCCACCGCGGGCGTGCTCTTCCCCGCTCGCCGCGGGGAGCGAGCCGGCGAGGGCAGGGCCAAGACGTCGCACGCGGACGCATTCAGGCGCGACCTGATGCGGGCGTTCGGGATCGAGGTGCAAACCGTGGTGGTCACCAAGCGATCGAACGGGCGGAAGCTCACAAAGGCGGTCTGGACGCGCGCTCGCGACGAGCACGGAGCCGAGATCCCTCTCACCCTCCGCCAGCGCGAGCTGTTCGAGGACACGGACTACACGCTGCCGGTGGACTTCCACAGTTGGCGCCGCGCGTTCAGCCAAGCCCTGGCCGATGCCGACGTGACCGTTCAGCAAGCGACCGCCCTGGCGGGGCATTCCACACTCGAGGCGCACGCTCGCTACCTGGCCAACAGCGGCAAGCTCCGGAAGCTGCCCGAGGCCGCTCTTCCGGCCATCAACGTTCTGGCAACGCCAATAGCCGACAACGACACGCAACCGCATGGAACGACGCGCGGAGCCGGGAGCAGCCTTCGGCTTTTGGCGGGATTCAACGCGCTTGGGCGTCCCTCGCCGCGTTGTAAGGCCAGCGCTCTACCGCTGAGCTACCCGCCCGAGGGTGAGGGGTTCGTAGCGGGGAAATGCCCTCCCGGCAAGGCGGTGTAAAATGCTGCCCCATGCGCGCGCTCTCGGCCCTCGCGGCCCTGCCGGTCTTGCTCGTCCTCGCTCGTTGCGGCTCCGACGACGGAGGTGGGGGGAGCAAGCCGAAGCCGGACGCAGGCGCCGACGCCACGATCGACGCAGCTGACGACGCCGGCGACGCCGACGCCGGGGACTCCGGGCCGACCTTGCCGGACGCGTTCAGCCGCTACTGCACCGGCAAGTCGTGGCGGGACACGTTCGCGCCCGCGACCGTCGGCATGTCGTCGGGGGAGTACCTGGGCGTGTTGAACGTCGACTTCGGGGAGGGCGTACAGGAGGCGACCAAGATCGTTCCGGAGCATCCCTTCGCGGCCAGGAGCATCAAGGTCGGGTTCGGCAAGGGCACCGGCAAGGCGCGCTTGCGCCTGATGCGCACCTTCGGGCGGAGCTACCCAGCTTCGTTCGCACAGTCGGACTGGCCCGACTACTCGGAGCCCATCGATCTGGTGCCACCCATCGAGGTCGAGGTGACCACCGCGAGCAAGGACGCCTGGCTGGACGTCCCGATCCCGGAGACGCTGCTCTTGCCGACCGAGCACTACATGTTGGTGTACGAGCACCTCGGCATCGAGCCACGCCTGGCAGTGGAGAAGGTCGCGCCCGGCGACGTGGGGCGGTCGCTGGTGTTCGACCCGTCGAAGCCCGGCTCCCCTCCCACGGGCTTCGACGGCAACTACCGGCTGCGCCTGGACGGCGATCACTTCTGCCAGTGGTCGGACGCGGAGCGCTGGTTCGAGCGAAAGGACCAGGTCTTCGGCGACACCATCGCCAGCTGGGCGGCCTGGGCGGATCTCGATGGGGACGGCCACGACGATGCCGTCTTCACCAGCAGCAAAGGCCCGCTCGCCTTCAAGGGCGACGGCAAGGGCGCGTTCAGCCCGTGGAGCGGCGCCTTCTCACCCGACACGCCCAACGCGAATTTCTTCGTGTTCGGCGATCTGGACAACGACGGCGATCTGGACGCGTTCGGCTCGCAATACGTGCAGACCGACGCCGACGGCGACGGGGTGGGGGTGGACCAGGACTGCAATGACGCCGACCCTGCCGTGAAGCCCGGCGCCGCCGAGACCACCAACGGCTACGACGACGACTGCGACGGCAAGGCGGACGACGGCACCGACACGTCGGACGCCGACGGCGACGGCGTGAGCATCGCCGCCGGCGACTGCGACGACACCCGGGCCGAGACCAAGCCGGGTGCGCCGGAAGTCCCGGACTCACGCGACAATGACTGCGACGGCAAGACCGACGAGGACTTCTTCCCGAAGCTGCTCTCGAACGACGGAACCGGGAAGCTCGTCTGGAGCCCGAGCGCGGACGTGGAGCACCTCGGGCCTTCGAGCGCGGCGGCCCTGGGCGACGGCAACGGAGACGGCCTCTTGGACCTCTATGCCGGCTACTGGCTGATCCACTATCCGGACGCGCCCACGGTACCGAGCCGCTACTACGAGGGGCAGGCCGGCGTGAAGATGCTGGACGCGGC contains:
- a CDS encoding VCBS repeat-containing protein — encoded protein: MRALSALAALPVLLVLARCGSDDGGGGSKPKPDAGADATIDAADDAGDADAGDSGPTLPDAFSRYCTGKSWRDTFAPATVGMSSGEYLGVLNVDFGEGVQEATKIVPEHPFAARSIKVGFGKGTGKARLRLMRTFGRSYPASFAQSDWPDYSEPIDLVPPIEVEVTTASKDAWLDVPIPETLLLPTEHYMLVYEHLGIEPRLAVEKVAPGDVGRSLVFDPSKPGSPPTGFDGNYRLRLDGDHFCQWSDAERWFERKDQVFGDTIASWAAWADLDGDGHDDAVFTSSKGPLAFKGDGKGAFSPWSGAFSPDTPNANFFVFGDLDNDGDLDAFGSQYVQTDADGDGVGVDQDCNDADPAVKPGAAETTNGYDDDCDGKADDGTDTSDADGDGVSIAAGDCDDTRAETKPGAPEVPDSRDNDCDGKTDEDFFPKLLSNDGTGKLVWSPSADVEHLGPSSAAALGDGNGDGLLDLYAGYWLIHYPDAPTVPSRYYEGQAGVKMLDAASKAAISQDPWRPVYGVLWTDWNDDALLDVYVSNYQLSANLLWKNLGGGKFLESAAAVNAAADDVPMFNFSGGHSFGSDAGDIDNDGDMDLYVPNISHPRVQPGSDPSMLLVNGGAPSFVFENKRRELGLIYDEGDVEASFADYDNDGDLDLLVISTYPGHYPRLYRNDLPKGFTDVTYEAHAHLHQAQTGLWSDVDEDGDLDLLLLSPGPGPRMLLLRNKGTPGHHFLELDLRGTTSNRSAIGARVYVTSGGVTRMREVQSQSRHPGSRWVHVGLGTSASIDKLEVRWPNGVKETITGASADKRWRVVEGSGQAVLP
- a CDS encoding tyrosine-type recombinase/integrase — protein: MARPRKGSLYLTKSGFGARYWKIVDGEWIRVSELLETFSKPAARRKLARLVGLANAGTDTTADDAKRADTFAEAVERVNKARKADGVKGAKDELARLRAYANPALGHLDTTTITAQHIHEALDFAKGEGRSRQTVAHLLQDIRNVFAALKREGTIEQNPADDAELPKFASEVRKERAVLTDAELAHYLAWVHPDEAQRLAVLERQTLACVSRMFGGLRTGDLHALRWEAFDSTEGKFTWGWAPRQKTKRPQLLEVPEMLRPILRDWWERAGRPTAGVLFPARRGERAGEGRAKTSHADAFRRDLMRAFGIEVQTVVVTKRSNGRKLTKAVWTRARDEHGAEIPLTLRQRELFEDTDYTLPVDFHSWRRAFSQALADADVTVQQATALAGHSTLEAHARYLANSGKLRKLPEAALPAINVLATPIADNDTQPHGTTRGAGSSLRLLAGFNALGRPSPRCKASALPLSYPPEGEGFVAGKCPPGKAV